The following coding sequences lie in one Arabidopsis thaliana chromosome 3, partial sequence genomic window:
- a CDS encoding Homeodomain-like superfamily protein (Homeodomain-like superfamily protein; FUNCTIONS IN: sequence-specific DNA binding transcription factor activity; INVOLVED IN: biological_process unknown; LOCATED IN: chloroplast; CONTAINS InterPro DOMAIN/s: SANT, DNA-binding (InterPro:IPR001005), MYB-like (InterPro:IPR017877); BEST Arabidopsis thaliana protein match is: Alcohol dehydrogenase transcription factor Myb/SANT-like family protein (TAIR:AT2G44730.1); Has 901 Blast hits to 752 proteins in 148 species: Archae - 0; Bacteria - 32; Metazoa - 105; Fungi - 44; Plants - 531; Viruses - 61; Other Eukaryotes - 128 (source: NCBI BLink).) translates to MATPSPTSSPPSDSNPNSAATPPHQKQPPSPPQPTNPSSPPPHTTVVALAASTSAVARKTQPVLWTQDETLLLIESYKEKWFAIGRGPLKSTHWEEIAVAASSRSGVERTSTQCRHKIEKMRKRFRSERQSMGPISIWPFYNQMEELDSSNPAPISARPLTRLPPNSNNRYVDDEEEDEEEDNNNYEEEEEEDERQSKSRSINYILRRPGTVNRFAGVGGGLLSWGQKERSSKRKRNDGDGGERRRKGMRAVAAEIRAFAERVMVMEKKKIEFAKETVRLRKEMEIRRINLIQSSQTQLLQFINNAFDSF, encoded by the coding sequence ATGGCGACGCCTTCGCCGACCTCCTCTCCTCCCTCTGattcaaaccctaattctgCCGCTACTCCGCCGCATCAGAAACAACCACCCTCTCCTCCTCAACCCACGAATCCATCCTCTCCACCACCGCACACCACCGTCGTAGCTTTAGCCGCATCAACCTCCGCCGTCGCCAGAAAAACCCAACCTGTTCTCTGGACTCAAGACGAGACCCTCCTCTTAATCGAATCATACAAAGAGAAATGGTTCGCAATTGGTCGTGGTCCTCTAAAATCAACTCACTGGGAAGAGATCGCCGTTGCTGCCTCATCTCGTTCCGGCGTTGAACGGACATCTACACAGTGTAGGCATAAGATCGAGAAGATGCGTAAAAGATTCCGATCTGAGAGACAGAGTATGGGACCTATCTCAATTTGGCCTTTCTATAATCAAATGGAGGAATTGGATTCTTCAAATCCTGCTCCGATCTCAGCTCGTCCTCTCACTCGTCTTCCTCCTAATTCGAATAATCGCTACGtagacgacgaagaagaagatgaagaagaggataaCAATAACtacgaagaagaggaagaagaagatgagagacaGAGCAAATCGAGGAGTATTAATTACATATTGAGAAGACCTGGAACTGTTAACAGATTTGCTGGAGTTGGTGGAGGATTGTTGTCATGGGGACAAAAAGAGAGATCatcgaagaggaagaggaacgATGGAGACGGTGGTGAGAGGCGGAGGAAAGGAATGCGAGCCGTTGCAGCGGAGATTAGGGCGTTTGCTGAGAGAGTAATGgtaatggagaagaagaagattgagttTGCTAAAGAGACTGTGAGACTTCGTAAGGAAATGGAGATTCGTAGAATCAATTTGATTCAGAGTTCTCAAACTCAGCTTCTTCAATTTATCAACAAtgcttttgattctttctaa
- a CDS encoding Helicase/SANT-associated, DNA binding protein (Helicase/SANT-associated, DNA binding protein; FUNCTIONS IN: DNA binding; EXPRESSED IN: male gametophyte, pollen tube; EXPRESSED DURING: M germinated pollen stage; CONTAINS InterPro DOMAIN/s: SANT, DNA-binding (InterPro:IPR001005), HSA (InterPro:IPR006562), Homeodomain-like (InterPro:IPR009057), HAS subgroup (InterPro:IPR013999), Helicase/SANT-associated, DNA binding (InterPro:IPR014012), MYB-like (InterPro:IPR017877); BEST Arabidopsis thaliana protein match is: Helicase/SANT-associated, DNA binding protein (TAIR:AT3G24880.1).) — MHGSVSGYLLVNAEVDSMGGVIDSGGGIGVKTSPRRTAIEKAQAELRTYDDKPLLFYLLQGGNPLDFKFGIATSHSVQSTSLTDQQAEHFVNSEVKDSFALTASPHGDSVESSGRPGVPTISEPNTADNLLLFDSENKSVEGERNLRHPNRQNRTSESERSSKAHTNQNTKETEDSAIFRPYARRNRSKISRDPARSSSTDLVQNRGGLATSISIRRGSVEGKGCIPEAANQKDMHTTSVSCPVFANSNGNIVPKNRVSSNSLNTKVDGEPVVRESTAGSKTSLLKDEADISYSKSSAYLPVGESGLAGEKAQLVSTGGSPKAATIAGQKNSSTQLNGLRDSTVEEESLTNRGATGTNGLESESSHANNVEVNVDNERDLYKVDKLDSDEISMQKTLRVEGLLDQTVGEMTKTKIEDETGQSTTIISECIPECEMQMKSVKIENQSHRSTAEMQTKEKSSETEKRLQDGLVVLENDSKVGSILSENPSSTLCSGIPQASVDTSSCTVGNSLLSGTDIEALKHQPSSDAVMLDTVKEDAILEEARIIQAKKKRIAELSCGTAPVEVREKSQWDFVLEEMAWLANDFAQERLWKMTAATQICHRVALTCQLRFEERNQHRKLKKIASVLSYAILQFWSSVEAEVPGELEETSLGIVKETCQESNCLNGIRCLAAGVKEYASRFLKYNNSSISYHSAALSTPDNMCDPEILDISMVDQLTEASLFYSVPSGAMEVYLKSIESHLTRCESGSSMQEEVDTSAYDTAGDIGYNVTAFDEDEGETSTYYLPGAFESSRSFNISHKKRKNLMKSHSARSYDLGDDLPYVNNTGGSNSSSLIVKRPDSNINAGSVPTRRVRTASRHRVVSPFGCATTGNLPVPSKTDASSGDTSSFQDEYSSLHGGSAVQKGTEVESSVNFEKLLPYDMAETSGKPKKKKKTHQGSAYDQTWHLNPSVHVEQKDHWKKRPENNFDMNGLYGPHSAKKQKTTKQLVENNFDMAIPHTGSIPSPAASQMSNMSNPNKSIKFIGGRDRGRKIKGLKISPGQHGSGNPWSLFEDQALVVLVHDMGPNWELISDAMNSTLKIKYIYRNPTECKDRHKILMDKTAGDGADSAEDSGNSQSYPSTLPGIPKGSARQLFQRLQGPMEEDTLKSHFEKICLIGKKLHYRKTQNDGRDPKQIVPVHNSQVMALSQVFPNNLNGGVLTPLDVCDASTSGQDVFSLENPGLPMLNQGTPVLPTSGAHPSTPGSSGVVLSNNLPTTSGLQSASVRDGRFNVPRGSLPLDEQHRLQQFNQTLSGRNLQQPSLSTPAAVSGSDRGHRMVPGGNAMGVSGMNRNTPMSRPGFQGMASAAMPNTGNMHTSGMVGIPNTGNIHSGGGASQGNSMIRPREAVQHMMRAAQGNSPGIPAFSNLSSGFTNQTTPVQAYPGHLSQQHQMSPQSHVLGNSHHPHLQSPSQATGAQQEAFAIRQRQIHQRYLQQQQQQFPASGSMMPHVQQPQGSSVSSSSQNSPQTQPPVSPQPLSMPPVSPSPNINAMAQQKPQKSQLALHGLGRSPQSGTSGVNNQAGKQRQRQLQQSARQHPHQRQPTQGQQLNKQLKGMGRGNMIHQNITVDQSHLNGLTMPQGNQATEKGEIAVSVRPDQQSSVGTTTSTDLQSKPFVSPLSSNHSQQLPKSFPGALSPSPQQQMQLHSDNSIQGQSSPATPCNILSTSSLSIAPAVAPSNHQHLLIHQKQRNQVQSTAQRVVQHNHLGNSELSKKSQAECMPRVPQSVTNTTQTASMGTTKGMPQASNDLKNIKAVGSTAVPALEPPSCVASVQSTASKVVNNSNTDSAGNDPVSTPNQGLAQKHGIKGVTQRQQQSLPSEEKRPKLPEKPTVQNQKHLASEEQPHLEEAQELSSSKPPDTKVE, encoded by the exons ATGCATGGAAGCGTTTCAGGATATCTTCTAGTAAATGCTGAGGTTGATTCCATGGGAGGAGTTATCGATAGTGGAGGTGGTATTGGTGTTAAAACATCTCCGCGCCGAACAGCTATTGAGAAGGCTCAAGCGGAGCTAAG aACTTATGATGACAAGCCTTTACTCTTCTATCTGCTTCAGGGCGGTAATCCCTTGGATTTCAAGTTTGGTATTGCAACTTCACATAGCGTCCAATCTACATCACTCACAGATCAGCAAGCAGAGCATTTTGTAAACAG TGAAGTCAAAGATAGTTTTGCCCTGACTGCCTCACCACATGGTGACTCGGTGGAGAGTAGCGGTAGACCTGGAGTTCCTACAATTTCTGAACCCAATACAGCAGATAATCTTTTACTGTTTGATTCTGAAAACAAGTCAGTTGAAGGGGAAAGAAATTTGAGACATCCTAATAGGCAAAACAGAACTTCTGAGTCAGAACGATCTTCCAAAGCACACACCAACCAGAAtaccaaagaaacagaagattcTGCCATCTTTCGCCCGTATGCTCGGAGGAACAGATCGAAGATAAGTCGGGATCCAGCACGGTCAAGCTCTACGGATTTAGTTCAGAATCGTGGTGGTCTTGCAACGTCTATATCTATTCGCAGAGGATCAGTGGAAGGAAAGGGTTGCATTCCCGAAGCAGCCAATCAAAAGGATATGCATACAACTTCTGTATCTTGTCCAGTATTTGCAAATTCAAATGGTAATATCGTTCCGAAAAATAGAGTTTCCAGCAATTCGCTGAATACTAAGGTGGATGGTGAACCTGTTGTACGAGAGAGTACTGCTGGATCCAAGACTAGTCTATTGAAAGATGAAGCCGACATTTCGTATAGTAAAAGCTCTGCATATTTGCCAGTTGGAGAGTCTGGCCTTGCTGGGGAGAAGGCACAACTAGTTTCGACTGGTGGTTCTCCCAAAGCTGCAACAATAGCTGGCCAGAAAAATAGTTCTACCCAACTGAATGGCCTAAGAGATTCCACGGTAGAGGAAGAAAGCTTAACAAATAGAGGAGCTACAGGGACTAATGGGTTAGAGTCAGAGTCTTCTCATGCGAACAACGTAGAAGTAAATGTAGATAATGAAAGAGATCTTTATAAAGTGGACAAACTTGACTCTGATGAAATCTCTATGCAGAAGACTTTGAGAGTAGAGGGGTTACTAGATCAAACAGTTGGTGAAATGACCAAAACTAAGATTGAAGATGAGACAGGTCAATCTACCACCATTATCAGTGAGTGCATTCCTGAATGTGAAATGCAGATGAAATCggttaaaattgaaaatcaaagtCACAGAAGTACAGCTGAGATGCAAACTAAGGAGAAAAGTTCCGAGACTGAGAAAAGGCTTCAAGATGGGTTGGTTGTACTCGAAAATGACAGTAAAGTTGGTAGTATTTTATCTGAAAATCCTAGCAGCACGTTGTGCTCTGGAATTCCTCAGGCATCTGTAGACACAAGTTCTTGCACAGTTGGCAATAGTTTATTGTCAGGAACTGACATTGAAGCATTAAAACATCAGCCGAGCTCAGATGCAGTTATGTTAGATACTGTCAAGGAGGACGCTATTCTTGAGGAGGCCCGGATTATAcag gcaaagaaaaaaagaattgccGAATTATCTTGTGGTACTGCACCAGTGGAGGTCCGTGAGAAATCTCAATGGGATTTTGTCCTCGAAGAAATGGCATGGCTGGCAAATGATTTTGCGCAG GAGCGCCTTTGGAAAATGACTGCTGCCACACAAATTTGCCATCGAGTTGCTTTGACTTGTCAGTTGAGATTTGAGGAACGAAATCAGCACAGAAAGCTGAAAAAAATAGCTTCAGTCCTATCTTATGCTATTTTACAATTCTGGAGTTCTGTGGAGGCCGAGGTTCCTGGGGAGCTGGAGGAGACGAGCTTGGGAATTGTTAAG GAGACCTGCCAAGAATCTAATTGTTTGAATGGCATAAGATGTTTAGCTGCGGGTGTCAAGGAATATGCAAGTAGATTTTTGAAGTACAACAACTCTTCCATCTCCTATCATTCAGCTGCACTGTCAACACCTGACAATATGTGCGACCCAGAAATATTGGATATATCTATGGTTGATCAGCTTACAGAA GCAAGCCTCTTTTATTCAGTTCCATCTGGTGCAATGGAGGTGTACCTTAAGTCCATTGAGTCGCATCTTACACGTTGTGAG TCTGGAAGTAGCATGCAGGAGGAGGTTGATACATCAGCCTATGATACTGCTGGAG ATATAGGATATAATGTTACTGCGTTCGATGAGGATGAAGGAGAAACAAGTACCTATTATCTTCCGGGAGCTTTCGAGTCTAGCAGATCATTTAATATAAGccacaaaaaaaggaagaatctGATGAAGTCTCATTCTGCCCGGTCATATGATCTTGGGGACGATTTACCATACGTCAACAACACAGGTGGCTCTAACTCATCAAGTTTGATAGTAAAAAGGCCTGACAGTAATATTAATGCCGGCTCAGTTCCGACAAGGCGAGTGCGCACTGCTTCCAGGCATAGGGTTGTGAGTCCTTTTGGGTGTGCTACTACTGGGAATTTACCAGTGCCCTCGAAGACAGATGCGTCTAGTGGGGATACTAGTTCTTTCCAGGATGAGTATAGTAGTTTGCATGGTGGATCGGCAGTCCAAAAAGGCACAGAGGTTGAGTCAAGTGTTAATTTTGAAAAGCTGTTACCTTATGACATGGCTGAAACCTCAGGAAaacctaaaaagaaaaagaagactcATCAG GGCTCCGCATATGACCAAACTTGGCATCTCAATCCGTCAGTCCATGTTGAACAG AAGGACCACTGGAAGAAGCGACCAGAGAATAATTTCGATATGAATG gtCTGTATGGTCCTCATAGtgcaaagaagcaaaagaccACCAAGCAATTGGTAGAGAATAATTTTGATATGGCTATTCCTCACACTGGATCGATTCCTTCTCCGGCTGCTTCCCAGATGAGCAATATGTCCAACCCCAACAAATCTATCAAATTTATTGGAGGTCGTGATAGGGGCAGAAAAATAAAAGGCCTGAAG aTTTCTCCTGGTCAGCATGGTTCTGGAAATCCATGGTCACTATTTGAGGATCAG GCGCTTGTTGTCCTGGTGCATGATATGGGGCCTAACTGGGAGCTCATTAGTGATGCAATGAACAGCACTCTTAAAATTAAG TATATATATCGCAATCCGACTGAGTGCAAGGACCGGCATAAGATTCTGATGGATAAAACTGCTGGTGATGGGGCTGATAGTGCAGAAGATTCAGGGAATTCTCAGTCTTATCCATCCACTTTGCCTGGCATACCAAAG GGAAGTGCGAGACAGTTGTTTCAACGACTGCAAGGGCCAATGGAGGAAGATACCCTGAAGTCTCATTTTGAGAAGATTTGTTTGATTGGGAAGAAATTACATTATAGAAAGACACAG AACGATGGTCGGGATCCCAAGCAAATAGTACCAGTTCACAATTCACAAGTCATGGCTCTCTCTCAAGTATTCCCGAATAATCTGAATGGAGGTGTTCTTAC GCCCCTTGATGTCTGTGACGCATCAACTTCAGGTCAAGATGTATTTTCACTTGAAAATCCAGGTCTTCCAATGTTGAATCAGGGAACGCCAGTGCTCCCTACTTCTGGAGCACATCCATCCACTCCTGGATCATCTGGTGTTGTTCTGAGCAACAATTTGCCAACCACATCTGGCCTACAGAGTGCTTCTGTCAG ggATGGTAGATTCAATGTTCCTAGAGGGTCTTTGCCACTTGATGAACAACACCGACTACAACAATTTAATCAAACGTTATCTGGTAGAAACCTGCAGCAGCCCTCCTTATCAACTCCTGCAGCTGTCTCAGGATCTGATCGTGGACATCGCATGGTTCCTGGTGGAAATGCTATGGGTGTAAGTGGAATGAACAGGAACACACCCATGTCAAGGCCTGGTTTTCAAGGGATGGCCTCAGCAGCAATGCCAAATACTGGTAATATGCATACCTCTGGCATGGTAGGAATTCCAAACACTGGAAATATTCATTCCGGAGGAGGAGCTTCTCAAGGAAACTCCATGATCAGGCCTCGTGAAGCTGTGCAGCATATGATGCGG GCTGCTCAAGGGAACAGTCCGGGGATCCCAGCTTTCAGTAATTTGAGTTCTGGATTTACCAACCAGACAACTCCTGTTCAGGCGTACCCAGGCCATCTTTCCCAGCAGCATCAGATGTCACCGCAGTCACATGTGCTTGGCAACTCGCATCATCCTCATCTCCAGAGCCCAAGTCAAGCCACTGGGGCACAGCAGGAAGCATTTGCTATCCGTCAAAGACAAATTCACCAGAGGTATTtgcagcaacagcaacagcagTTTCCAGCATCTGGTTCTATGATGCCACATGTACAACAACCTCAGGgctcttctgtttcttcttcttcacaaaacaGTCCTCAGACTCAACCACCTGTTTCGCCCCAGCCATTATCCATGCCCCCGGTGTCGCCCTCTCCTAATATTAATGCTATGGCACAACAGAAACCTCAAAAATCTCAGTTGGCGCTTCATGGTTTGGGTAGGAGTCCTCAGTCTGGTACTTCTGGAGTGAACAATCAAGCTGGAAAACAAAGGCAGCGACAACTTCAGCAGTCTGCAAGACAGCATCCACACCAGCGGCAGCCAACACAAGGTCAACAGCTGAATAAACAACTGAAGGGGATGGGTAGAGGCAACATGATCCATCAGAACATCACTGTCGATCAGTCACACCTGAATGGCCTTACCATGCCCCAAGGAAATCAAGCTACCGAAAAAGGAGAGATAGCGGTTTCAGTTAGGCCTGATCAGCAGTCTAGTGTGGGGACTACCACGAGCACGGATCTGCAGTCTAAACCATTTGTTTCTCCCTTGTCTTCAAATCATTCACAGCAACTGCCAAAATCATTCCCTGGTGCTTTGTCTCCATCCCCTCAACAACAGATGCAATTACATTCAGACAATAGCATCCAAGGCCAGAGCTCACCTGCGACCCCATGTAATATTTTATCCACCTCTAGCCTGTCAATTGCACCAGCGGTTGCACCTTCTAACCATCAGCATTTGTTGATACACCAAAAGCAGCGCAATCAAGTGCAATCAACAGCTCAGAGAGTTGTTCAACATAATCATCTAGGGAACTCTGAGTTATCAAAGAAGTCCCAAGCTGAATGTATGCCACGTGTTCCACAGTCTGTAACCAATACCACCCAAACTGCTAGTATGGGTACGACCAAGGGTATGCCTCAAGCGAGTAATgatttgaaaaacataaaagcagTTGGTTCTACTGCGGTGCCTGCTTTGGAACCTCCATCTTGTGTTGCTTCTGTGCAAAGCACTGCTTCGAAAGTAGTAAACAATTCCAATACAGATTCAGCAGGAAATGATCCAGTATCAACACCGAACCAAGGACTAGCTCAAAAGCACGGGATCAAGGGCGTTACACAGAGACAACAACAGTCTCTACCTTCAGAAGAAAAGAGACCGAAATTGCCAGAGAAGCCGACTGtacaaaatcagaaacacCTTGCTTCTGAGGAGCAGCCTCATTTAGAAGAAGCACAAGAATTATCATCTTCCAAGCCTCCTGATACAAAAGTGGAATGA